A genomic window from Gossypium hirsutum isolate 1008001.06 chromosome D10, Gossypium_hirsutum_v2.1, whole genome shotgun sequence includes:
- the LOC107916193 gene encoding major pollen allergen Bet v 1-F/I, which translates to MGVVTYEFEVTSLVAPTRLFKAFVLEGAKVYPKAAPHAIKSVELEGDGKLGSIVKINFVEGLPFQYMKHMIGGHDESNLSYSYSLIEGGPLGDKLEKISYENQFVADASGGSVCKSSIKFYTIGDYVITEDEIKALIQRSEVVYKAIEAYLLANTDACN; encoded by the exons ATGGGTGTTGTAACTTATGAATTTGAGGTAACCTCCCTAGTCGCCCCGACCAGGCTTTTCAAAGCCTTTGTTCTTGAAGGTGCCAAGGTTTACCCCAAGGCTGCCCCTCATGCAATTAAGAGTGTTGAGCTCGAAGGTGATGGTAAGCTAGGAAGTATTGTAAAGATCAATTTTGTTGAAG GTCTTCCATTCCAATATATGAAGCACATGATTGGCGGACATGATGAAAGCAATTTGTCATACAGTTACAGTTTGATCGAAGGTGGACCTCTCGGGGACAAGCTTGAGAAAATTAGCTATGAGAACCAATTTGTGGCTGATGCAAGTGGAGGAAGTGTTTGCAAAAGCTCGATCAAATTTTACACCATTGGCGACTATGTAATCACTGAAGATGAAATCAAGGCTCTCATTCAAAGGAGTGAGGTAGTTTACAAGGCTATTGAAGCTTACCTCTTGGCTAACACTGATGCTTGCAACTAA